The stretch of DNA TGATGGCCTAGTTGGATTAAATGTTCAACTGCCGAGAACGCACCGAACCGATTGTTAGTTAAAATTGCATCGGCCTGCAAGCTTGGTTCATGATGGTCAATAAGAACCGTTGGAATGCCGGTTTCGATTACTTTTGCAATATAATCTGTACTAATATGAGATAAAATCAGGATGCCATCGATTTGATGGTTAGAGAGCAGGCTAGGTAAAATTAACTTCTCTTTTGAATCACTATTAATCGATTCAATGAACAAATTCATGCCACGGTCTCTGACTTCTTTTTCCACACTTAAGTAAATTTCTCCAAAGAAGCTGACAAGTGAAAAAGCAAAATCGGAAGCAATCAATGCGATGTTTTTGGGTCCAGTGGTGTGTTCAGATTGCTTCAGCTTACGGCTGCCTGCATATTGATACCCTAATTCATCGGCTACCTTTTGAACCAACTGTCTTGTTTCCTCACTAACCCCTGGTTTCCCCGAAAGAGCTTGAGACACCGAGTTCTTCGATATGTTTAGCCGATCGGCTATATCTTGCATCGATACCTTTCTTTCCATATAACATTCTCCCTTTATATAGTAACTTTACGTTATCTTTAATTTGTCATTCGTTGTAACTTTATTGTAACGTTACAACATTGTTATTGCAATAGAACTTTACGTATTGTGTAAGGTGAATTTTGTGTTGGTTCTGTAAATTTTTCGCGAAATAATGTTTGACATTACAGATTTACAGTGTAATAATGTTCTTGTAACGTTAATTACAACATTACAAGATAAGTAATTTGCTATTTTTGTAATGATGAAATCATTTATAGGAAATGAGGGATTACGGCAAGACTGACCTTCCATGACAAATGATTACATGATCATTGTAAATTTTTTTGCAGAACAATGATAGCGTTATCATACTTTATTTTTCGTAGATTCGTAATCATGTTTTTAACTTCTTCAAATTAAGACAAGATATTAATAATTGGAGGAATTTAGGATGAAAATAAAAAAAGTAGCATCGATCTTATTTGCAGCATCACTTACTGTTTCCGGTCTTGCAGGATGTTCAACAGGAAACAAGGATTCAAAAACAGCAGGTTCAAAAGATGGAGTAACAACGATTGAATTCTGGGCCGCTCCAAACCCAACGCAACAAGTATATTGGAAGGAAGTAGCGGAGGAATTCACAAAAGAAAATCCTAAAATCAAAGTAAATGTTAGTCCGATGAAGGAAAGCCCAACATCTGAAGCAAGCATCCAATCAGCGATCGCTGGTGGAAGTGCTCCAACATTATCTGAAAACATTAACCGTGGGTTCGCGGCACAATTAGCAGATAGTAAAGCGCTTGTTCCACTGGATGAATTAGATGGATGGAAGGAAGTAACTGAAAGCCGTAAGATGGAAAATACAATGAAGGGCTGGGAATTCGCAGACGGCCACCAATATGTATTACCAATCTACTCTAACGCGATGTTATTTGGTTGGAGACTCGATATCTTAAAAGAGCTTGGCTTTAACGAAGCACCAAAAACCTACAGCGAAATGCTAGCTGTTGCTAAGAAATTAAAAGAAAAATATCCTGATAAATATGTTTGGGCAAAAGCGGACTTAGCTGACCCAACGGCTTGGAAGAGATGGTTTGACTTCTTCATGCTTTACGATGCAGCGTCAAACGGTAACAAGTTTGTGGAAGGAACAAAATTCACTGGCGAAGCAAAAGCAGGCGAACAAGTTCTTTCATTAGTTGATGGTCTTCGTAAAGAGAATGCGTTACTTCCGAAGCAAGCAAAAGATCCATTTGAAAGTGGATTAGGAATCTTCACTGACATTGGTCCTTGGACTATTCCATACTGGGCAGACAAATTCCCGGATATGAAGTTTAACGAAACTTATACATTAGCATTACCGCCAGTTCCAGATGATATGGACCCGGCAAACGCGAAAACTTTCGCTGATACAAAAGGTTTAGTTGTATACGCTTCTGCAACGAAAGAACAACAAAAAGCAGCAATGGAATTCATCAAGTGGGTGTATGCTAACCCTGAAAATGATGTGAAATGGCTTGAAAAGACAAGCTTACCACCTGCACGTGATGATTTAACATCTAATGATGCGTTCAAAGCGTTCTTTGATAAAAACCCAGCATTACAACCATATGCAGCCGCTGTTCCAAACGGAATTCCTTCAATGGATAACGCTAAATACAATGATATTCAAACATTAATTGGCCAACAGGCATTCAATCCAGTAGTAAAGGGTGAAAAAGATCCAAAAACTGCATGGAAGGATATGCAGAAGGCTATTGAGGGGGCTCTTAAGTAATGAGCACGAAACAAGGAAGGTTGGGCTGGCTTTTTGCCAGTCCTTATCTTTTATACGCCATTGTTTTCTTTCTAATTCCGCTGGTGTGGTCATTATTTCTTTCTTTTACTGATTGGAACTTAATTGCGCCTACGTTCAGTTTCGTGGGATTGGAAAATTATTCGGAGGCTTTTAAAAGTCCAGGAGTACAATCGGCTTTCTTTGTATCATTTAAATTTATGGCCGTGTTTGTCCCATTGGTGATTGCGTCATCGATTATCGTGGCCTTGATCGTTCAAGGATTACCGAAATTCAAAGGGTTATTTTTAATTGGCTTTTTCCTTCCTTACTTAGCGTCAGGGGTTGTTTCCTCTCTGATTATAAAAGGACTTTTATCGTATAACAGTCCGGTGAATGAATTTTTACGAGGGTCGTTAGGTTTAGATATTGACTGGCTTGGAAGCCCGTTTGCGGCATTGTTTACGGTTGCCGTCATTATCGCTTGGAAATTCACTGGCTACTATGCGCTTATTTTAACATCAGGCTTTGAAAGCATTGATAAGGAAGTATACGAAGCAGCTAGTATCGATGGAGTGACAGGTTGGCAGCGTTTTTGGAAGATTACGTTCCCGCTTCTATACCCGGCATTGTTTACGGTCTTAATTTTATCGATTGGTGTGACGTTCGGTATTTTCACAGAGGTGTACCAGTTAACAGGCGGTGGACCAAACTTTGCAACGAATACATGGCAAATGGAGATTTTCACAAGAGCATTCTCTAATCTTCAGGCAGGATATGCTTCTGCGATAGCAATCATTGCTTCTGTTGTCACGTTTATTTCGATTTTTATCATCCGAAAACTTCTAGAAATGTGGGGGAAACGAAATGGATGGAGCTAAGAAAAAGGGAGTATGGTTTCGCTACCTACTTGCGATCGTTCTCTTACTAGTCATGATTTTTCCATACATTTATATGGTATTGAATTCTTTTGCTGATTGGGATCAAGTTGATAAAAAGCTCATTCCCACACAGTTTAGCTTGAAATCGTATGAGTGGCTTCTTGGCGGAGGAGAAGCGGTCATTCCAAGACCTTGGGTGAGTGCTTTCTTCAACAGTTTTCTCGTGTCAGCCGGTTCGACTTTCTTGATGATGGTCACTGGGGTCATGGTGGCTTATGCATTAGCAAAAATTCCTTTCAAAGGAAGAGACACGATTAACAACGTGATTTTGTTCCAAATGTTTTTCCCGGCGATCATTTTGTTAATCCCAACGTTCTTGGTGATTCAACGAATTGGTATGTATGACTCGTATTGGGGCATGATTTTGCCAAAAGCTCTCAGCTTATGGGCTGTGTTTATGTATACGAACTTCTTCAAGGCGATTCCAGATACGTTTATTGAAGCGGCGAAGTTGGATGGAGCGAGCGAGTTGCAGATTATGTTCAAAATCGTGTTGCCGATGTCGAAGTCGATTACTACGGTTATTTTCTTGTTCTTGTTCATGGAACGTTGGACAGAGCTTTTATGGGATATGTTAGTGGTGAAGAGCGACAGCATGCTGACACTGAATGTGTTGCTATCACAAATGTTTGGTCCATACGGCGGCTATCCAGGCCCGATGTATGCAGCATCCGTATTACTAACACTTCCGATTATTATCATTTTCTTACTGTTTGCGAAAAAGTTCCAAGAAGGAATGCAGTTTACGCTTAAATAATCGTTTGGGCTGGTGAGCTAGGGGCCTGGATTTGTGGCGTTGGCGGAATTCTGTCCCAATCCGGCGGAATAAACGCAGAAGTCGGCGGAATAAATGTTAAAACTGGCGGAATTTCGCTCCAAGTTAGCGGAATAACTAGGAAAACCGGCGGAAATCTGTCCAGTCGGCGGAATACATGCTAAAACTGGCGGAATACCGGCCAAAGTTGGCGGAATAAACGCTGAAACTGGCGGAATACCAGTCCAATTCGGCGGAATAATTCTCAAAACGGGGGTATCCCGCATCACAAAAGCAAATTTAAATTAAAAAACAGGCAAAAATCAGTCGGAAAGTCTTCAAAGGTTAGGAGTCCAATCAAATGGTGAAATGGTGGCAGCAGTCGACTTTTTATGAAATCTATATGCCAAGCTTTAAGGACGGAAATGGCGATGGAATGGGGGATTTCGCCGGTATCATCTCTAAGCTCGACTATTTAAAAGATTTAGGGATTGATGGTTTGTGGCTTACACCCTTTTACCCGTCGCCTAAGGTAGATAATGGCTATGACATTTCTGATTACCAGAGCATCGACCCGGCGTACGGAACGATGGAGGAGTTTGAACTTTTTATAAAAGAAGGTCATAACCGCGGAATTAAAGTCATCGCCGATTTGGTTTTGAACCATACCTCCTCAGCGCATCAATGGTTTCAGGAGTCGAAGTCATCAAAGGACCATCCGAAACGCGATTGGTACATTTGGAGAGACGAACCGAACAACTGGGAATCGTTCTTCGGCGGCACGGCCTGGGAGTACGATGAGACGACCGAGCAATATTACTACCATGCGTTTGCTAAGGAACAGGTCGACTTAAACTGGGCCAATCCAGAAGTGAAAGCGGCCATGTTCGATGTCATGAAGTTCTGGCTTGAAAAAGGGATCGATGGCTTTCGCCTTGATGTCATCAACTTTTTAAAAATAAATGATCAGTTCGTGGACAATCCGTATGATGCCTCGAAGCAGGAACAAGAGCATGTATACGATAAAGACCAGGAAGGAATCCTCGGCATCATTGAGGAGATTGCGGCCTTTGTTCATCAGTATCCGGATAAGTTTCTCGTAGGCGAGGTGGGGTCAGAGGACCTCGACATCCTCAAACAGTATTCGGGCCTTGGAAAATTAGATGTGGTATTTAATTT from Bacillus sp. SLBN-46 encodes:
- a CDS encoding LacI family DNA-binding transcriptional regulator; translated protein: MERKVSMQDIADRLNISKNSVSQALSGKPGVSEETRQLVQKVADELGYQYAGSRKLKQSEHTTGPKNIALIASDFAFSLVSFFGEIYLSVEKEVRDRGMNLFIESINSDSKEKLILPSLLSNHQIDGILILSHISTDYIAKVIETGIPTVLIDHHEPSLQADAILTNNRFGAFSAVEHLIQLGHQEIGFVGDVHFSPSYQERLDGYLLALRNYGLEPKHEFIFTKAQEDLGELNQYFEALDTKPSAWFCVNDGHGFLITSLLQQKGYKVPEEVSVCNFDNGQLSQIATPKITTMDIDLKYFGKKAVEQLWWRIHHRDEPIQEILLPTKLLVRDSTAAFHKNG
- a CDS encoding extracellular solute-binding protein; the protein is MKIKKVASILFAASLTVSGLAGCSTGNKDSKTAGSKDGVTTIEFWAAPNPTQQVYWKEVAEEFTKENPKIKVNVSPMKESPTSEASIQSAIAGGSAPTLSENINRGFAAQLADSKALVPLDELDGWKEVTESRKMENTMKGWEFADGHQYVLPIYSNAMLFGWRLDILKELGFNEAPKTYSEMLAVAKKLKEKYPDKYVWAKADLADPTAWKRWFDFFMLYDAASNGNKFVEGTKFTGEAKAGEQVLSLVDGLRKENALLPKQAKDPFESGLGIFTDIGPWTIPYWADKFPDMKFNETYTLALPPVPDDMDPANAKTFADTKGLVVYASATKEQQKAAMEFIKWVYANPENDVKWLEKTSLPPARDDLTSNDAFKAFFDKNPALQPYAAAVPNGIPSMDNAKYNDIQTLIGQQAFNPVVKGEKDPKTAWKDMQKAIEGALK
- a CDS encoding sugar ABC transporter permease, whose protein sequence is MSTKQGRLGWLFASPYLLYAIVFFLIPLVWSLFLSFTDWNLIAPTFSFVGLENYSEAFKSPGVQSAFFVSFKFMAVFVPLVIASSIIVALIVQGLPKFKGLFLIGFFLPYLASGVVSSLIIKGLLSYNSPVNEFLRGSLGLDIDWLGSPFAALFTVAVIIAWKFTGYYALILTSGFESIDKEVYEAASIDGVTGWQRFWKITFPLLYPALFTVLILSIGVTFGIFTEVYQLTGGGPNFATNTWQMEIFTRAFSNLQAGYASAIAIIASVVTFISIFIIRKLLEMWGKRNGWS
- a CDS encoding carbohydrate ABC transporter permease, with amino-acid sequence MDGAKKKGVWFRYLLAIVLLLVMIFPYIYMVLNSFADWDQVDKKLIPTQFSLKSYEWLLGGGEAVIPRPWVSAFFNSFLVSAGSTFLMMVTGVMVAYALAKIPFKGRDTINNVILFQMFFPAIILLIPTFLVIQRIGMYDSYWGMILPKALSLWAVFMYTNFFKAIPDTFIEAAKLDGASELQIMFKIVLPMSKSITTVIFLFLFMERWTELLWDMLVVKSDSMLTLNVLLSQMFGPYGGYPGPMYAASVLLTLPIIIIFLLFAKKFQEGMQFTLK
- a CDS encoding alpha-glucosidase, which produces MVKWWQQSTFYEIYMPSFKDGNGDGMGDFAGIISKLDYLKDLGIDGLWLTPFYPSPKVDNGYDISDYQSIDPAYGTMEEFELFIKEGHNRGIKVIADLVLNHTSSAHQWFQESKSSKDHPKRDWYIWRDEPNNWESFFGGTAWEYDETTEQYYYHAFAKEQVDLNWANPEVKAAMFDVMKFWLEKGIDGFRLDVINFLKINDQFVDNPYDASKQEQEHVYDKDQEGILGIIEEIAAFVHQYPDKFLVGEVGSEDLDILKQYSGLGKLDVVFNFNIGSIVEFDPAKLYQQLVDTEAAYNETQVPTLFFGSHDMSRFISRFGGEEDRAKLVATFMLTARGVPFIYFGDEIGMRDWITDDIAKMKDVQGIMGYQLAVEAGKSHEEALVIANDKSRDKSRTPMQWDAGEYVGFSEQKPWITVPNEAAKVTVESQLDAPESMLSFYKSLLKLRKEHRALTLGTYESLRYEDGLMTFIRKDESERILVALNFSEEPKTVDGSAGTLLLSNKRKVLDGKTILGNEAMILKEDLE